The Cryptococcus neoformans var. neoformans B-3501A chromosome 4, whole genome shotgun sequence genome has a window encoding:
- a CDS encoding hypothetical protein (HMMPfam hit to KH, KH domain, score: 137.3, E(): 3.5e-38), which yields MADSSPADNLSPKAVQEQLPSPDAHGAEHQLSLRSLVSTKEAGIIIGKSGATIATIRDSTGVKAGVSKVVQGVQDRVLSVTGDLEGVASAYAEVARLLLETPLSDSSLPPPPVGSFTSIRLLISHNLMGTVIGRSGLKIKQIQDMSGARMVASKEMLPQSTERVVEVQGSVDAIKTAVLEIGKCLLEDWDRGAGTVLYHPGAAGDAGVLAGGLGAQAVTGSTGGIRRTSVAAGFGGYSGDRRPSRGGSISGPSGVSGERRPSEGPQVNLNDPNLRTQNISIPSDMVGCIIGRGGSKITEIRRLSGSRISIAKVPHDETGERMFTIQGTPEATERALMLLYSQLESEKERRVNGSNSEVPASADFA from the exons ATGGCCGACTCCTCTCCCGCCGACAACCTCTCTCCCAAGGCTGTCCAGGAACAACTCCCTTCCCCGGACGCCCACGGTGCTGAGCACCAGCTCTCCCTCAGGTCTCTTGTCTCCACCAAAGAGGCCGGCATCATCATTGGCAAGTCAGGCGCCACCATCGCCACTATTCGCGACTCCACCGGTGTTAAAGCAGGTGTCTCCAAGGTTGTCCAGGGCGTTCAGGACCGTGTCTTGTCCGTCACTGGTGATCTCGAAGGGGTCGCTTCCGCCTATGCGGAAGTCGCTCGTCTCTTGCTTGAGACTCCCCTTTCTGACTCgtccctccctcctcctcctgtcgGATCCTTCACTTCCATTCGCCTCCTTATTTCCCACAACCTCATGGGTACCGTCATTGGCCGTTCAGGTTTGAAGATTAAGCAAATCCAAGACATGTCCGGTGCCCGTATGGTTGCATCCAAGGAGATGCTTCCTCAATCTACGGAGCGTGTCGTAGAGGTACAAGGCTCTGTTGACGCGATCAAGACTGCTGTCCTGGAGATTGGCAAGTGTCTTCTTGAAGACTGGGACCGCGGAGCCGGTACTGTTTTGTACCACCCCGGCGCTGCTGGTGATGCCGGTGTTCTTGCCGGCGGTCTTGGCGCCCAGGCTGTCACTGGTTCTACCGGCGGTATCAGGAGGACATCAGTAGCCGCTGGCTTTGGAGGTTACTCTGGCGATAGGAGGCCTAGCAGAGGAGGCAGTATTTCTGGTCCTTCCGGCGTGTCTGGCGAAAGGAGGCCTAGCGAAGGCCCTCAGGTCAATCTGAATGACCCCAACCTTCGCACTCAAAATATCTCCATTCCTTCTGACATGGTTGGCTGCATCAT CGGTCGAGGCGGTTCCAAGATCACTGAGATCCGACGACTTTCTGGATCCCGTATCTCCATTGCCAAGGTTCCTCACGACGAAACTGGCGAGCGTATGTTCACCATCCAGGGTACTCCCGAGGCGACTGAGCGTGCTTTGATGCTCCTTTACTCTCAGCTTGAGTCTGAGAAAGAGCGAC GCGTCAATGGCTCCAATTCTGAAGTTCCTGCATCCGCCGACTTCGCCTAG
- a CDS encoding ubiquitin-40S ribosomal protein S31 fusion protein (Match to ESTs gb|CF192339.1|CF192339, gb|CF190790.1|CF190790, gb|CF190728.1|CF190728; HMMPfam hit to Ribosomal_S27, Ribosomal protein S27a, score: 113.8, E(): 4e-31; HMMPfam hit to ubiquitin, Ubiquitin family, score: 105.5, E(): 1.2e-28) — protein MQIFVKTLPGKTLARDVLPTSTVSSVKEMIASAEGIPASEQRLIFAGVQMDDERALAEYGIQKESTINMVMSLCGGGKKRKKKNYTTPKKIKHKRKKVKMAILKYYKVGSDGKIQRLRRECPAPTCGAGIFMAWHKDRQACGKCGLTYTFEPGTKPTTA, from the exons ATGCAAATCTTCGTCAAGAC CCTTCCCGGCAAGACTCTCGCCCGAGATGTCCTCCCCACCTCTACTGTCTCCTCCGTCAAGGAGATGATCGCCTCCGCTGAGGGCATCCCCGCCTCTGAGCAGCGACTCATCTTCGCCGGTGTCCAGATGGACGACGAGCGTGCCCTTGCTGAGTACGGTATCCAGAAGGAGTCTACCATCAACATGGTCATGTCTCTctgtggtggtggtaagaagaggaagaagaagaactaC ACCACCcccaagaagatcaagcacaagaggaagaaggtcaagATGGCCATCCTCAAGTACTACAAGGTCGGATCCGACGGCAAGATCCAGCGACTCAGGCGTGAGTGCCCTGCGCCCACCTGTGGTGCTGGTATCTTCATGGCTTGGCACAAGGACAGGCAGGCTTGCGGCAAGTGCGG TCTTACCTACACTTTCGAGCCCGGAACCAAGCCCACCACTGCCTAA